In Anaerostipes hadrus ATCC 29173 = JCM 17467, a single genomic region encodes these proteins:
- the eno gene encoding phosphopyruvate hydratase: protein MNYLEIEKVVGREILDSRGNPTVEAEITLVDGTVARGTAPSGASTGEFEALELRDGDKERYLGKGVTKAVENINTKISEVIIGLDASDTYAVDKAMINADGTADKSNFGANAILAVSIAAARAAATSLEVPLYRFLGGVSGNRLPVPMMNIVNGGCHALSSGLDVQEFMIMPVGAPSFKECLRWCAEVFHALAAILKERGLATSVGDEGGFAPALKSDEEAIETILEAVKKAGYEPGKDFKIAMDAASSEWKSEKGKGYYKLPKAGTEYTAEELIEHWAALCEKYPIISIEDGLDEEDWEGWKKLTERLGDKVQLVGDDLFVTNTERLSKGIEMGAGNSILIKLNQIGSISETLEAIKMAHKAGYTAVTSHRSGETADTTIADLAVALNTCQIKTGAPSRSERVAKYNQLLRIEEALGDSAVYPGIKAFNVK from the coding sequence ATGAATTATTTAGAAATTGAAAAAGTAGTCGGAAGAGAAATCCTAGATTCCAGAGGAAATCCAACCGTAGAAGCTGAGATTACATTAGTTGATGGAACAGTTGCAAGAGGAACAGCTCCAAGTGGTGCATCTACAGGAGAATTTGAAGCACTAGAGTTAAGAGACGGAGATAAAGAAAGATATTTAGGAAAAGGTGTTACAAAAGCCGTAGAAAATATCAATACAAAGATCAGTGAAGTAATCATCGGATTAGATGCTTCTGATACATATGCAGTAGATAAAGCAATGATCAATGCAGATGGAACAGCTGATAAATCAAACTTCGGAGCAAATGCAATCTTAGCTGTATCAATCGCAGCAGCAAGAGCAGCAGCAACATCTCTTGAAGTACCTCTATACAGATTCTTAGGCGGAGTGTCTGGAAACAGACTTCCAGTTCCAATGATGAACATTGTAAATGGTGGATGTCATGCATTATCATCAGGACTTGATGTACAGGAATTTATGATCATGCCAGTCGGAGCTCCATCATTCAAAGAATGTTTAAGATGGTGTGCTGAAGTATTCCATGCATTAGCCGCAATCTTAAAAGAAAGAGGACTTGCTACATCCGTAGGTGATGAAGGTGGATTTGCGCCAGCATTAAAATCAGATGAAGAAGCCATCGAAACAATCTTAGAAGCAGTGAAAAAAGCAGGATACGAGCCAGGAAAAGACTTCAAGATCGCTATGGACGCTGCATCTTCAGAATGGAAGAGTGAAAAAGGTAAAGGATATTACAAACTGCCAAAAGCAGGAACAGAATACACAGCAGAAGAACTGATCGAGCATTGGGCTGCATTATGCGAGAAATACCCAATCATCTCTATTGAAGACGGATTAGATGAAGAAGACTGGGAAGGATGGAAGAAACTGACAGAAAGACTTGGAGATAAAGTACAGTTAGTAGGAGATGACTTATTTGTAACAAATACAGAAAGACTTTCCAAAGGTATCGAAATGGGAGCAGGAAACTCTATCCTGATCAAATTAAACCAGATTGGATCTATCTCTGAAACATTAGAAGCGATCAAGATGGCACACAAAGCAGGATACACAGCTGTAACATCTCATCGTTCCGGAGAAACAGCAGATACAACGATCGCAGACTTAGCCGTCGCATTAAATACATGCCAGATCAAGACAGGAGCACCTTCAAGATCAGAACGTGTTGCGAAATACAACCAGTTATTAAGAATCGAAGAAGCTTTAGGAGACAGTGCCGTATATCCTGGAATTAAAGCCTTCAACGTAAAATAA
- a CDS encoding leucine-rich repeat protein: MKKEMKKGISMILSLAMILTMSVGYQGKKVKAATNTAVKKQCATYKGSNVRGQNYIIWSYPMESYLTAQSDGSFMRVQYGSKIGGLLVEYYDKDYNLTSMKIIDEELPVFGGFYATDDNYYVVTGQNNKDKDNDLEVYRITKYDKKWNRIGSTGLKKCNTTYPFGAGSCRIDVSGKYMIIRTCHEMYNGHQANVTIQVDIDKMEITDSCTSVVNNNYGYVSHSFNQFVKIEDGHIIALDHGDAYPRSFMIFKYQTDLTTGKFLPGYSSPCTKIPVLQFEGTAGNNKTGASVGGFEISDDHYLVAANTVVQDSDFSSHKTRNVFVAAVDKSTSDVKINYLTDYAEGEETTTTPQLVKISGTRFMVLWTKGDQVYYTLVDDHGEKVGTIHHFEGNLSDCQPVVSGNKVVWYTWNNEDISFYDINTTNVTDHHVTEIHNGHEYSYDPKSDTDDTITFRCTVCGAEKIEKKITFDQIYWRNSESVDGNYWVQGSGWRQKTGTIMTSWIQYTPISLDANTDIEVTSTDESVISIEKALGVNINLIAKKVGTSTVTIKPKYNQTSAITYKITVYDPSQSTVIDKITITPKEGAEPAIEGSNELYYGQKISDLKLNTSKAKFVTPDGTEVAGTLKFNNPDQMPEVGTKTVEYTFTPDDEQYKSYTGSLTINVIKHTPVKDPDSGNHGSNNGGLGSSENGQPTTQKPNTNSNVSVGVKANQTATVKGVTYKVTKVENAKNAQVTITSLDKKKSSIIIPDYITINGVKCKVVSIKKKVLYKGRKLKKLTIGKNVQTIEDNAFNGCKNLKSITIKSTVLKKVGKNAIKGIHKKAVIKVLKKQYKKYKKLFGKKSGFKKPMRLKK, translated from the coding sequence ATGAAAAAAGAGATGAAAAAAGGGATTTCCATGATACTTTCACTCGCGATGATCCTTACGATGAGTGTTGGATATCAAGGAAAAAAAGTAAAAGCTGCAACAAATACAGCAGTGAAAAAGCAGTGTGCGACGTATAAAGGAAGTAATGTTAGAGGACAGAATTATATTATATGGTCGTATCCTATGGAATCATATCTTACGGCACAGAGTGATGGTTCGTTTATGCGTGTACAGTATGGAAGTAAGATTGGTGGATTATTAGTTGAATATTATGATAAGGATTATAATCTGACAAGCATGAAGATCATAGATGAGGAATTACCTGTATTTGGTGGATTCTATGCAACCGATGATAATTACTATGTTGTGACAGGGCAGAATAATAAAGACAAAGATAACGATCTGGAAGTATACCGAATTACAAAATATGATAAAAAGTGGAATAGAATAGGGTCTACAGGACTAAAAAAATGCAATACAACGTATCCATTTGGTGCAGGATCATGCAGAATAGATGTTTCAGGAAAGTATATGATCATTCGTACATGTCATGAGATGTATAATGGTCATCAGGCGAATGTAACGATTCAGGTAGATATTGATAAGATGGAGATTACAGATTCATGTACATCAGTTGTGAATAATAATTATGGATATGTAAGTCATTCCTTCAATCAGTTTGTTAAAATCGAAGATGGACATATCATTGCATTAGACCATGGAGATGCATATCCAAGATCCTTTATGATTTTTAAATATCAGACAGATTTAACAACAGGTAAATTTTTACCTGGTTATTCTTCTCCATGTACAAAAATACCAGTGTTGCAATTTGAAGGAACTGCAGGGAATAATAAAACAGGAGCCAGCGTTGGAGGTTTTGAAATCTCTGATGATCATTACCTCGTGGCAGCCAATACAGTAGTTCAGGACAGCGACTTTAGCAGTCATAAAACAAGGAATGTATTCGTGGCAGCAGTCGATAAGAGCACATCAGATGTGAAAATCAATTACCTGACAGATTATGCAGAAGGAGAAGAAACAACAACAACACCTCAATTAGTGAAGATTTCAGGAACTCGGTTTATGGTCTTATGGACCAAAGGAGATCAGGTATACTATACACTGGTTGACGATCATGGAGAAAAAGTCGGAACGATCCATCATTTTGAAGGAAATCTATCAGACTGCCAGCCAGTTGTTTCAGGAAATAAAGTAGTATGGTATACATGGAACAATGAAGATATTAGTTTTTATGATATCAATACAACAAATGTAACAGATCATCATGTAACAGAGATTCATAATGGACATGAGTATTCATATGATCCAAAATCTGATACGGATGATACGATCACGTTCCGCTGTACAGTGTGTGGTGCTGAAAAGATAGAAAAGAAGATTACTTTTGATCAAATATATTGGAGAAACAGTGAATCAGTTGATGGTAATTATTGGGTTCAAGGAAGCGGATGGAGACAAAAAACAGGAACGATCATGACATCCTGGATCCAATATACACCAATAAGTTTGGATGCAAATACAGACATAGAAGTTACCTCTACGGATGAAAGTGTAATATCCATTGAGAAAGCGTTGGGAGTTAATATCAATCTGATTGCTAAGAAAGTTGGAACATCAACGGTAACGATCAAGCCAAAATATAATCAGACAAGTGCAATAACATATAAGATTACTGTATATGATCCATCACAGAGCACAGTAATTGATAAAATTACAATTACTCCAAAAGAAGGAGCTGAGCCGGCAATAGAAGGAAGCAATGAACTGTATTATGGACAGAAGATCTCTGATCTAAAATTAAATACATCCAAAGCCAAATTTGTAACTCCAGATGGAACAGAGGTAGCCGGAACATTAAAATTCAACAATCCAGACCAGATGCCGGAAGTTGGAACAAAAACCGTAGAATATACATTCACACCAGATGATGAACAATACAAATCATACACAGGAAGTCTGACGATCAATGTAATAAAACATACACCAGTAAAAGATCCAGACTCTGGAAATCATGGATCAAACAACGGAGGCTTAGGTTCGAGTGAAAATGGACAGCCAACAACACAGAAACCAAATACAAATAGCAATGTAAGTGTAGGCGTTAAAGCAAACCAGACAGCAACAGTGAAGGGAGTTACCTACAAAGTCACAAAGGTAGAAAACGCTAAAAACGCTCAGGTAACCATTACAAGCCTAGACAAAAAGAAATCATCCATCATCATCCCAGACTACATCACGATCAATGGGGTAAAATGCAAAGTTGTATCTATTAAAAAGAAAGTCTTATACAAAGGAAGAAAACTAAAGAAACTAACAATCGGCAAGAACGTACAGACAATTGAAGATAATGCCTTCAATGGATGTAAGAACTTAAAATCCATCACGATCAAATCCACAGTACTTAAGAAAGTAGGAAAGAATGCGATCAAAGGAATCCACAAGAAAGCCGTGATCAAAGTGCTAAAGAAACAGTATAAGAAATATAAGAAACTATTTGGAAAGAAGAGCGGATTTAAGAAGCCGATGAGATTGAAGAAATAA
- a CDS encoding nucleotidyltransferase family protein, whose translation MDKIIIEQTGIKQQVINEICELAQKYNVEQVLLFGSRSRGDYKRTSDIDLAVKGGDIDRFALDVEEETTTLLEYDIVDLDEPMQPELLESIQKEGKIIYEKI comes from the coding sequence ATGGATAAAATTATAATAGAACAAACAGGAATCAAACAACAAGTGATCAATGAGATCTGTGAATTAGCTCAAAAATACAATGTAGAACAAGTCCTTTTATTTGGTTCACGTTCAAGGGGAGATTACAAAAGAACGAGTGATATCGATCTGGCAGTGAAAGGTGGAGACATTGATCGTTTTGCATTGGATGTTGAAGAGGAGACAACAACATTATTAGAATATGATATCGTAGATTTAGATGAACCTATGCAACCAGAACTGCTAGAATCCATACAAAAGGAGGGAAAGATTATTTATGAAAAAATATGA
- a CDS encoding aminotransferase class III-fold pyridoxal phosphate-dependent enzyme, producing MCGLTYSGHPLACAAGIATLDVYKEEKLVERSKAMGKILGQIEEELKRKHPCVGDVRYKGLFSAIELVKDKETKEPLVEYNKDPENILGGIIGVLKKKGFSTYSHENNIIVAPPLIITETELRDAMAIMDEVLADVDAMI from the coding sequence ATGTGCGGTTTAACATACTCCGGACATCCTCTTGCTTGTGCCGCAGGAATTGCAACTTTAGATGTATATAAAGAAGAAAAATTGGTTGAACGTTCCAAAGCGATGGGTAAGATCTTAGGACAGATTGAAGAAGAATTAAAGAGAAAACATCCATGTGTCGGAGATGTCAGATACAAAGGATTATTCTCTGCGATCGAGTTAGTCAAAGACAAAGAAACAAAAGAACCATTAGTGGAATACAATAAAGATCCAGAAAACATCTTGGGAGGAATTATTGGGGTGTTAAAGAAAAAAGGATTCTCAACCTACAGCCACGAAAACAATATTATTGTGGCGCCACCATTGATCATTACAGAAACAGAACTTCGTGATGCTATGGCGATCATGGATGAAGTTTTAGCTGACGTGGATGCGATGATCTAA
- a CDS encoding HI0074 family nucleotidyltransferase substrate-binding subunit, whose product MKKYENFCQALINMKDIYNYEEPYDNVVLTGLVGLYEITFEQSWKMMKEILQNHGYEEGATGSPKIILKTAYKAGMIKDEDLWLKALRERNNVTHSYNQNIALSIISQAKEKFYDMFCQLKKEIDENWI is encoded by the coding sequence ATGAAAAAATATGAAAACTTTTGTCAAGCATTAATTAATATGAAAGATATTTATAATTATGAAGAGCCTTATGATAACGTAGTGTTAACAGGTTTGGTAGGATTATATGAAATTACATTTGAACAGTCATGGAAGATGATGAAAGAAATCTTACAAAATCATGGATACGAGGAAGGTGCAACAGGGTCACCGAAGATTATTCTAAAAACAGCATATAAAGCTGGGATGATCAAAGATGAAGATCTGTGGTTAAAAGCATTAAGAGAAAGAAATAATGTAACACATTCTTATAATCAGAATATTGCATTATCAATTATTTCACAGGCAAAAGAAAAATTTTATGATATGTTTTGCCAGTTGAAAAAAGAAATAGATGAAAATTGGATATAA
- a CDS encoding triple tyrosine motif-containing protein, whose product MKKEIKKGISMMLSLAMIITMSGGYHGKKVKAATNTAVKTQCTTYEGSNVGAQNYSRWTNPMKSYLVAEDDGSLMRVQYGSKIGGLLVEYYDKNYNLTDTKLVDEELPVFGGFYATKDNYYIITGQINKDEDNDLEVYRITKYDKKWNKIKSTGLKNCNTTYPFDAGSCRMDVSGKYMIIRTCHEMYNGHQANVTIQIDIDQMEITDSYTSVANNNYGYVSHSFNQFVKTEDGHIIALDHGDAYPRDFIILKYQTDFTKGKFSPGYYTQCTKIPVLQFEGSIGNNATGASAGGFEISDDHYLVAANTVKQDKNFDSYNTRNVFVAAVDKSTSDVKINYLTNYDEGEETTTTPQMVKISGTRFMVLWTKGDQVYTAIVDNNGQKVGEIQHFTGSLSDCQPVISNGKVVWYTWKNGDINFYDINTTDLTDHNVTEIHNGHQYVYDKDLDTDDTITFRCTACDAVKIEKKITLDKLYWKNSETTGNTYYWRENGWKQKTGTTMASYIQYKTTSSDSSIETNTELEVTSTDENVISVEKSSGIDIKLIAKKAGTSTVTIRPKYNQTSVKTYKITVYDPLKITKFEAAAANPKIGEKVQLSAEAQNGSGNLQYKFYEENENGDQTEIQDYSSKSTCEWTPTTLGKHTLYVKVKDSEGNIEKKSLENVTVVKKQTKIQDIDKTYCYTIGAKDQKINLKDYLPSDISNATYEAKITNLSGNLVSEAAKTDTSYTYNVSKAGKAGDQSKIQFTVKSDNYEDMTFNVNITLTDKLSIAPKEGEEPAIEGNNELTYGQKISDLKLNTTKTKFIAEDGSEVTGKLEFTDPDRIPTAGTKSAEYTFIPDKDQYESYTGSVTIAVKKATPQLSKVTVDEIMYAKGKCRKDLHFEPGKATATYDGVEKEVSGTWSLESPNSVLYVGKSTMTLIFTPDDLNNYEKATQKVDVVVNLRLLAPKTKVSCGDTIDFSIDPDTIDSSPNRTYKFFYEDETGYEKTIQAYSKETKCQWKPMAAGKYTVYVQVNGRNYKTAIKDIEVSKLKAPEISDITKKYPYTSGSDMEKINLTQLLPEDIKIKDQKEEIQDDHKILEYHEFSTANKQHTYSYWVNQTGKIGDTATIRLTIESDNYEDITIAIKIHLTDQITIEPKEDLTTDILNKNTLTYGEKTSYIGLKSTYVTLETKDGEKVYGSLKFKNPDEIPEPGKTKIAYVFVPQNKKYKDYEGSVIVDVEKQRPTLSGTSLKRIKYDQHKTKKNIPLEKDAVALIGEKMQAVSGTWTIEKEDDKLPLGDYQAVVKFTPDDITHYTTAEIALTGQTFIELDTDIEDSAKVGDIIQLSADPKATNLQYKFYTEDSEGNQEIIQEFTSDSECKWVPEKEGTYTIYVKAKDAAGNTVTDSWKGIKIIQKGEEKPPVKDPDSGNHGSNNGGLGSSENGQPTTQKPNTNSNVSVGVKANQTATANGIIYKVTKVENAQNAQVTITSLDKKKSSIVIPDYITINGIKCKVVTIKKKALYKRTKLKKLTIGKNVQTIEDNAFNGCKNLKSITIKSTVLKKVGKNAIKGIHKKAVIKVPKKQYKKYKKLFGKKSGYKKPMKLKK is encoded by the coding sequence ATGAAAAAAGAGATCAAAAAAGGGATTTCTATGATGCTCTCACTCGCGATGATCATTACGATGAGTGGCGGATATCATGGAAAAAAAGTAAAAGCTGCAACAAATACAGCAGTGAAGACACAGTGCACAACGTATGAAGGAAGTAATGTTGGGGCGCAGAATTATTCCAGATGGACAAATCCTATGAAATCATATCTTGTAGCAGAGGATGATGGTTCATTGATGAGGGTGCAATATGGAAGTAAGATTGGCGGATTATTAGTTGAATATTATGACAAGAACTATAATTTGACAGATACCAAGCTTGTAGATGAAGAATTGCCTGTATTTGGTGGATTTTATGCGACAAAAGATAATTATTATATTATAACAGGTCAAATTAATAAGGATGAAGATAATGATCTGGAAGTATATCGAATTACAAAATATGATAAAAAATGGAATAAAATAAAATCTACCGGATTGAAAAATTGTAATACGACATATCCATTTGATGCAGGATCATGCAGAATGGATGTTTCAGGAAAGTACATGATCATTCGAACATGTCATGAGATGTATAATGGCCATCAGGCGAATGTAACGATTCAGATAGATATTGATCAGATGGAGATTACAGATTCATATACTTCAGTTGCTAATAATAATTATGGATATGTAAGCCATTCCTTTAATCAATTTGTAAAAACAGAAGACGGACATATTATTGCCTTAGACCATGGAGATGCATATCCAAGGGATTTTATAATTTTAAAATATCAGACCGATTTTACAAAAGGTAAATTTTCACCAGGTTATTATACCCAATGTACAAAAATTCCAGTGTTGCAATTTGAAGGAAGCATTGGAAATAATGCAACAGGAGCTAGTGCCGGAGGCTTTGAAATATCTGATGATCATTATCTTGTAGCAGCGAATACAGTGAAACAGGACAAAAACTTTGATTCCTATAATACAAGAAATGTATTCGTGGCAGCAGTCGATAAGAGCACATCAGATGTAAAAATTAACTATCTGACAAATTACGATGAAGGAGAAGAAACAACAACGACTCCGCAGATGGTTAAGATCTCAGGAACCAGATTTATGGTTTTATGGACAAAGGGAGATCAAGTGTATACAGCAATCGTAGACAACAATGGACAGAAAGTAGGAGAGATTCAGCATTTTACAGGAAGTTTATCTGACTGTCAGCCAGTGATCTCCAATGGAAAAGTTGTCTGGTATACATGGAAAAATGGAGATATCAATTTCTATGATATTAATACAACCGATTTAACGGATCATAATGTAACAGAAATTCATAATGGACATCAGTATGTGTATGACAAAGATCTAGATACGGATGATACGATCACGTTCCGTTGCACAGCATGTGATGCTGTAAAGATAGAAAAGAAAATAACATTAGATAAATTGTATTGGAAAAACAGTGAGACAACCGGTAATACTTATTATTGGCGTGAAAATGGATGGAAACAGAAAACAGGAACAACGATGGCATCCTATATCCAATATAAAACAACAAGTTCCGATTCCAGTATAGAAACAAATACAGAACTAGAAGTTACTTCTACTGATGAAAATGTAATATCCGTTGAGAAGTCCAGCGGAATTGACATAAAACTGATTGCTAAGAAAGCAGGAACATCAACCGTAACGATCAGACCAAAATATAATCAGACAAGTGTAAAAACATACAAAATTACTGTATATGATCCACTAAAGATCACCAAATTCGAAGCAGCTGCAGCCAATCCTAAAATAGGAGAAAAAGTTCAGTTATCTGCTGAAGCCCAAAATGGATCAGGAAATTTACAATATAAATTCTATGAAGAAAATGAAAATGGAGACCAGACAGAGATTCAGGATTATTCTTCAAAATCAACCTGTGAATGGACACCGACAACACTTGGAAAGCACACACTTTATGTAAAAGTGAAAGACTCTGAGGGAAACATTGAGAAAAAATCACTGGAAAATGTTACAGTAGTTAAAAAACAAACGAAAATTCAGGATATTGATAAGACATATTGTTATACCATTGGAGCAAAAGATCAGAAGATCAATCTAAAAGATTATCTTCCATCCGATATTTCCAATGCAACGTACGAAGCAAAGATTACGAATTTATCAGGTAATCTTGTATCTGAAGCAGCAAAAACAGACACAAGCTACACCTATAACGTAAGTAAAGCAGGAAAAGCTGGAGATCAGTCTAAGATTCAATTTACGGTAAAAAGTGATAATTATGAAGACATGACTTTCAATGTCAATATCACATTAACAGATAAGCTTTCCATTGCTCCAAAAGAAGGGGAAGAACCAGCAATTGAAGGAAACAATGAACTAACCTATGGACAGAAAATCTCAGACTTAAAATTAAATACAACGAAGACAAAATTTATAGCAGAAGATGGAAGTGAAGTTACTGGTAAACTGGAATTTACAGATCCAGATAGGATTCCAACGGCAGGAACAAAATCAGCAGAATATACTTTTATACCAGACAAAGATCAATACGAAAGTTATACAGGAAGTGTAACAATCGCAGTGAAAAAAGCAACTCCACAATTAAGTAAGGTAACTGTGGATGAAATTATGTATGCGAAAGGAAAATGTAGAAAAGATCTTCATTTTGAACCAGGAAAAGCAACGGCAACTTATGATGGAGTGGAAAAAGAAGTTTCAGGTACATGGAGTTTGGAGAGTCCAAATAGTGTTTTATATGTAGGAAAAAGTACAATGACACTTATATTTACACCAGATGATCTAAACAATTATGAAAAAGCGACACAGAAAGTCGATGTTGTAGTAAATCTAAGATTATTAGCACCAAAAACCAAAGTATCTTGTGGAGATACCATTGATTTTTCAATCGATCCAGACACAATTGACAGTTCTCCTAATCGTACATATAAATTTTTCTATGAGGACGAAACAGGATATGAAAAAACGATCCAGGCATATTCCAAAGAAACAAAATGCCAGTGGAAACCAATGGCAGCAGGAAAATATACGGTTTATGTTCAGGTAAATGGAAGAAATTATAAGACAGCGATCAAAGATATCGAAGTTTCCAAATTAAAAGCACCAGAGATTTCAGATATTACAAAAAAATATCCATATACATCAGGATCAGATATGGAAAAAATCAATTTAACACAGCTGTTACCAGAAGATATTAAAATAAAAGACCAAAAAGAAGAGATTCAGGATGATCATAAAATTCTTGAGTATCACGAGTTTTCAACTGCAAACAAACAGCATACATATTCTTATTGGGTAAATCAAACGGGAAAGATTGGGGATACAGCGACAATTCGTCTTACGATAGAGAGTGATAATTATGAAGATATTACCATTGCAATTAAAATTCATCTGACGGATCAGATCACAATAGAACCAAAAGAAGATTTAACAACAGATATTTTGAACAAAAATACCCTGACTTATGGAGAGAAAACTTCTTATATTGGATTAAAATCCACCTATGTAACTCTTGAAACAAAAGATGGAGAAAAAGTTTATGGAAGTCTTAAATTTAAAAATCCAGATGAAATACCAGAGCCAGGAAAAACAAAGATAGCATATGTATTTGTTCCTCAGAATAAGAAATATAAAGACTACGAAGGAAGTGTAATAGTCGATGTAGAAAAACAGAGACCAACATTATCTGGAACCAGTTTGAAAAGAATAAAATATGATCAACATAAGACAAAGAAGAATATTCCTTTGGAAAAAGATGCTGTTGCATTAATCGGTGAAAAAATGCAGGCAGTATCAGGAACATGGACAATTGAGAAAGAAGATGACAAATTACCGTTAGGTGATTACCAGGCAGTTGTTAAATTTACACCAGATGATATAACACATTACACAACAGCTGAGATTGCTTTAACTGGTCAGACATTTATTGAACTGGATACAGATATAGAAGATTCAGCAAAAGTTGGAGATATCATACAGCTTTCTGCAGATCCAAAAGCTACGAATCTCCAATATAAATTCTATACAGAAGATAGTGAGGGAAATCAAGAAATCATTCAAGAGTTTACATCTGATTCAGAATGTAAATGGGTACCGGAAAAAGAAGGAACTTACACAATCTATGTTAAAGCAAAAGATGCAGCAGGAAATACAGTAACAGATTCTTGGAAAGGAATTAAGATTATCCAAAAAGGAGAAGAAAAACCACCAGTTAAAGATCCAGACTCTGGAAATCATGGATCAAACAACGGAGGCTTAGGTTCGAGTGAAAATGGACAGCCAACAACACAGAAACCAAATACAAATAGCAATGTAAGTGTAGGCGTTAAAGCAAACCAGACAGCAACAGCGAATGGAATAATCTATAAAGTCACAAAGGTAGAAAATGCCCAAAACGCTCAGGTGACCATTACAAGCCTAGATAAAAAGAAATCATCTATTGTAATTCCAGACTACATCACGATCAATGGTATAAAATGCAAAGTCGTAACTATTAAAAAGAAAGCCTTATACAAAAGAACAAAACTAAAGAAACTAACGATCGGCAAGAACGTACAGACAATTGAAGATAATGCCTTCAATGGATGTAAGAACTTAAAATCCATCACGATCAAATCCACAGTACTTAAGAAAGTAGGAAAGAATGCGATCAAAGGAATCCACAAGAAAGCCGTGATCAAAGTGCCAAAGAAACAGTATAAGAAATATAAGAAACTGTTTGGAAAGAAGAGTGGATATAAGAAGCCGATGAAATTGAAGAAATAA
- a CDS encoding 5-methyltetrahydropteroyltriglutamate--homocysteine S-methyltransferase, translating into MRPYRYDIVGSFLRPDYLKDARAEYAEGTLSADQLREVEDKAIKELVEKEKAVGLKAVTDGELRRRYWHLDFLASLVGVEEIKADHWSVAFKGHQPKAATLEIVDKIDFDENSEFLDHFSYLKEIAGDVDCKMTIPSPAMLHLICCVRGSETYKAIDRYKNEDDLYHEIALAYQKAIKAFYARGCRYLQFDDTSWGEFCDQNKRDDYASRGLDLDQIAKNYVKMINEALEAKPEDMTITMHICRGNFRSTWFSSGGYEPVAETLFGGCKIDGFFLEYDSDRSGDFKPLRFIKDQKVVLGLVTSKDPELEDKNEIKERIKEAAQYVALDQLCLSPQCGFSSTEEGNILTDEDQWKKMSLIKEIAEEVWG; encoded by the coding sequence ATGAGACCATACAGATATGATATTGTTGGTAGTTTTTTAAGACCAGATTATTTAAAAGATGCACGTGCTGAATATGCAGAAGGAACTTTATCTGCAGACCAGTTGCGTGAAGTTGAAGATAAAGCGATCAAAGAGTTAGTTGAAAAAGAGAAAGCTGTTGGATTAAAAGCAGTTACTGACGGAGAATTAAGACGTCGCTATTGGCATCTTGATTTCCTTGCTTCCTTAGTCGGAGTCGAGGAGATCAAAGCTGATCACTGGTCTGTTGCTTTTAAGGGACATCAGCCAAAAGCCGCAACTCTTGAGATTGTTGACAAAATTGATTTTGATGAAAACAGTGAATTCTTAGATCATTTCTCTTACTTGAAAGAAATTGCTGGGGATGTTGACTGCAAGATGACAATTCCTTCTCCTGCAATGCTTCATCTGATCTGTTGTGTTCGTGGAAGCGAAACTTATAAAGCGATCGATCGTTATAAAAATGAAGATGATCTGTATCATGAGATTGCTCTTGCTTATCAGAAAGCGATCAAAGCATTCTATGCTCGTGGATGCCGTTATTTACAGTTTGATGATACATCTTGGGGTGAATTCTGTGATCAGAATAAACGCGACGATTACGCAAGCCGTGGTCTTGACCTTGACCAGATTGCTAAGAATTATGTGAAAATGATCAACGAAGCTTTAGAAGCTAAACCTGAGGATATGACAATTACAATGCATATCTGCCGTGGTAACTTCCGTTCTACATGGTTCTCTTCTGGTGGATATGAACCAGTAGCTGAGACTTTATTCGGTGGATGTAAGATCGATGGTTTCTTCTTAGAATATGATAGTGACCGTTCCGGTGATTTCAAACCATTACGTTTTATTAAAGATCAGAAGGTTGTGTTAGGTCTTGTTACTTCTAAGGATCCAGAACTTGAAGATAAAAATGAGATTAAAGAACGTATTAAAGAGGCTGCTCAGTATGTTGCCCTTGACCAGCTTTGCTTAAGTCCTCAGTGTGGTTTTTCTTCTACAGAAGAAGGAAATATCTTAACCGATGAAGATCAGTGGAAGAAGATGTCTCTGATTAAGGAGATTGCTGAGGAAGTCTGGGGATAG